Proteins encoded together in one Lysinibacillus sp. FSL K6-0232 window:
- a CDS encoding cation:dicarboxylate symporter family transporter: protein MKKKFKISLATQILLGLVLGIIVGGIFYGNPKIETYLQPLGDIFLHLIKMIVVPIIISTLIVGVAGTGDMKQLGRLGGKSIIYFEIITTVAIIVGLLSANLFQPGAGLNMNELSQGDISKYVTTTEEVQHEGPFDIIVGIVPTNIIQSMAEGNMLAIIFFSVIFGLGVAAIGERGKPVLDFFQGVADAMFWVTNLVMKFAPFGVFGLIGVTVSKYGFASLIPLAKLAILVYATMLFFIFVVLGLVAKFAGISIFYLIKVLKDELILAFSTASSEAVLPRIMLKMEKLGAPKDIVSFVIPTGYSFNLDGSTLYQAIAALFIAQMYGIHLSIGEQITLMLVLMVTSKGIAGVPGVSFVVLLATLGTVGIPLEGLAFIAGIDRILDMGRTVVNVIGNSLASLVMAKWESRFDQEKMKNYFNDNENLA, encoded by the coding sequence TTGAAAAAGAAATTTAAAATCAGTTTAGCCACTCAAATTTTACTTGGTTTAGTTTTAGGGATCATCGTTGGTGGTATCTTTTATGGAAACCCCAAGATTGAAACATATTTACAACCATTAGGGGATATCTTTTTACATCTAATTAAGATGATTGTTGTACCGATTATTATTTCAACACTAATCGTTGGTGTAGCTGGTACTGGGGATATGAAACAGCTTGGGCGACTAGGCGGAAAATCAATTATTTATTTTGAAATTATTACAACAGTAGCGATTATCGTTGGGCTACTTTCCGCAAACCTATTCCAGCCTGGTGCAGGGCTAAACATGAACGAGCTATCTCAAGGAGATATTTCAAAATATGTCACAACAACAGAGGAAGTTCAGCACGAGGGGCCATTTGATATTATTGTAGGCATTGTGCCAACAAATATTATTCAGTCTATGGCTGAAGGCAATATGCTTGCGATTATCTTCTTCTCTGTTATTTTTGGTTTAGGGGTTGCCGCAATCGGTGAACGAGGAAAGCCAGTCTTAGATTTCTTCCAAGGGGTAGCAGATGCGATGTTCTGGGTAACAAACCTTGTGATGAAGTTTGCTCCATTTGGTGTATTTGGGTTAATTGGTGTAACCGTTTCCAAATATGGGTTCGCTTCATTAATACCACTTGCTAAGCTAGCGATTCTTGTTTATGCAACAATGCTATTCTTTATCTTTGTTGTGCTTGGACTTGTAGCAAAATTTGCTGGCATTAGCATCTTCTACTTAATTAAAGTCTTGAAGGATGAATTAATCCTAGCATTCTCAACAGCTAGTTCTGAAGCTGTATTACCACGTATTATGCTGAAAATGGAGAAATTAGGTGCGCCAAAGGATATCGTTTCCTTTGTTATACCAACAGGGTACTCCTTTAACTTAGATGGCTCAACGTTATACCAAGCCATTGCCGCATTATTTATTGCGCAAATGTACGGTATTCACCTAAGCATTGGTGAACAAATTACGTTAATGCTTGTATTAATGGTAACGTCTAAAGGTATTGCAGGTGTACCAGGAGTGTCATTCGTTGTTCTTTTAGCAACATTAGGTACTGTTGGCATTCCACTTGAAGGTTTAGCATTTATCGCAGGTATTGACCGTATTCTTGATATGGGACGTACAGTCGTTAACGTAATTGGTAACTCATTAGCATCATTAGTGATGGCAAAATGGGAAAGCCGTTTCGATCAGGAAAAAATGAAAAATTACTTTAATGATAATGAAAATTTAGCGTAA
- a CDS encoding response regulator, giving the protein MRYFIVDDDRASRVMLKQIIEDSGLGTVIGEARNGEDAIPQILMTQPEFVLIDLLMPKLDGIATVEQLMQNRFEGQFIMISQVVNKEMVGEAYEKGIEFFIHKPINRIEVENVLKKTTEQFRLKNSLLVIRQSLTNIELSEQKAHKATSRDHIQSILNDMGIVGEIGSEDIIAIIETLLAHQHKIAPLPPLKELYEEIAATTKTTPDEILKESKAIEQRVRRTILAAMINLANLGVVDYTNSEFEYYAPRYFDFKEIRQLMTQIEDHKNRKAKVNIKKFIQVLYSDILTKVN; this is encoded by the coding sequence ATGAGGTATTTTATTGTAGATGATGATCGTGCAAGTCGTGTGATGTTAAAACAAATTATTGAGGATAGTGGCTTAGGTACAGTAATTGGTGAGGCTCGTAATGGCGAGGATGCCATACCACAAATTTTAATGACACAGCCTGAATTTGTATTAATTGATTTACTAATGCCAAAGCTTGATGGAATTGCAACAGTTGAACAGCTTATGCAAAATCGCTTTGAAGGGCAATTTATTATGATTTCACAGGTTGTCAATAAGGAAATGGTTGGTGAGGCGTATGAAAAAGGTATTGAATTCTTCATTCATAAACCAATTAATCGTATCGAAGTTGAAAATGTGTTGAAAAAAACAACCGAACAGTTTCGGCTGAAGAATTCCTTACTAGTAATACGTCAATCACTAACAAACATCGAATTAAGCGAACAAAAGGCTCATAAAGCAACATCACGAGATCATATTCAATCTATTTTAAATGATATGGGCATTGTTGGCGAAATCGGTAGTGAGGATATTATTGCGATTATTGAAACATTGCTGGCGCATCAACATAAAATTGCACCTCTTCCTCCTTTAAAGGAGCTTTATGAGGAAATCGCAGCTACTACAAAAACTACACCAGATGAAATATTAAAGGAAAGTAAAGCTATTGAGCAGCGTGTACGTCGAACAATATTAGCTGCTATGATTAATCTTGCTAATTTAGGGGTTGTTGATTACACAAACTCAGAATTTGAATATTATGCCCCTCGTTATTTTGATTTTAAAGAAATTCGTCAGTTAATGACACAGATTGAAGACCATAAAAATCGAAAAGCAAAGGTAAATATTAAAAAGTTTATTCAAGTGTTATATTCAGACATTTTAACAAAAGTAAATTAA
- a CDS encoding sensor histidine kinase: MHSKVSITRASLTWIFVIAILTAIGSEIKIIPFANTTFRFGLGTIIFFLCTLIKPTPIILAGIATSIVTAIFRISYSTFHAVPLADSMSTHLPAAAFYILFAICLQILNVQQYKEKPFKLGLLVAFSEVICNLAEQILRFFVQTYTFLFLHDLLILLAVALLRSFFVVGIYSSILIAEQKKRVQEMLNIGSDLYVETLYLKKSMNHIETITASGFELYQRLKAQGQRAESIQALHIAQEIHEVKKDSQRIYAGISKIVGERNFDPFVISTLLHYIEEGNRKYAEFLGKEIQFKTSIDVDFEAKEPIALLALLNNLSANAVEAIEEQGFISIAIRQQEDNTVITVCDNGRGISHHDYSVIFEPGYTTKYNIDGVAATGIGLSHVTELVEKLKGSITVESNQQYTTFKIIVPTQTIQTGES; this comes from the coding sequence GTGCATTCAAAGGTATCCATAACGCGAGCTTCCCTAACTTGGATTTTTGTCATTGCTATCTTGACTGCCATTGGTAGTGAAATTAAAATCATCCCTTTTGCCAATACAACATTCCGCTTTGGCTTAGGGACAATTATCTTCTTTTTATGTACGTTGATTAAGCCAACACCGATTATTTTAGCTGGTATTGCTACAAGTATCGTAACGGCAATTTTTCGTATTAGTTATTCTACTTTTCATGCTGTTCCATTAGCTGATAGTATGTCAACGCATTTGCCAGCAGCAGCATTCTATATATTATTTGCCATATGCCTACAAATATTAAATGTTCAACAATATAAAGAAAAGCCGTTCAAGCTAGGTTTACTTGTTGCTTTTAGTGAGGTTATTTGTAATTTAGCTGAACAAATATTGCGCTTTTTTGTGCAAACCTATACATTTTTATTTCTTCATGATCTTTTGATTTTATTAGCAGTCGCATTACTACGCAGCTTTTTTGTTGTTGGTATTTATAGCTCAATTTTAATAGCTGAACAAAAAAAGCGTGTACAAGAAATGTTGAATATTGGCTCTGATCTCTATGTGGAAACATTGTATTTAAAAAAGTCTATGAACCATATTGAAACCATCACAGCAAGTGGATTTGAATTATACCAGCGCTTAAAGGCACAAGGTCAACGTGCAGAAAGTATACAGGCTCTTCATATTGCCCAGGAAATTCATGAGGTAAAAAAGGATTCACAACGTATATACGCTGGTATTTCAAAAATTGTTGGTGAAAGAAACTTTGATCCTTTTGTGATTTCAACATTATTGCATTATATTGAAGAAGGGAATCGTAAATATGCTGAATTTCTTGGAAAGGAAATACAATTTAAAACAAGTATAGATGTTGATTTTGAAGCAAAAGAGCCTATCGCACTTTTAGCTCTGTTAAATAATTTATCAGCAAATGCAGTTGAAGCTATCGAAGAACAAGGATTTATTTCTATTGCTATTCGGCAGCAAGAAGATAATACTGTAATAACAGTATGTGATAATGGCAGAGGGATTTCCCATCATGATTATTCGGTTATCTTTGAACCAGGATACACCACAAAATATAATATAGATGGTGTTGCAGCAACCGGTATTGGACTTTCACATGTAACTGAATTAGTAGAAAAATTAAAAGGTTCAATAACCGTTGAATCAAATCAACAATACACAACATTTAAAATCATAGTTCCTACACAAACTATACAAACAGGAGAAAGTTAA
- the dnaX gene encoding DNA polymerase III subunit gamma/tau, which translates to MTYQAFYRVYRPQSFREMSGQAHVKRTLQNALLANKTTHAYLFSGPRGTGKTSTAKIFAKALNCEHAPSKEPCNECATCLSITDGSHPDVIEFDAASNSRVEEIRDIIEKVRFAPANSRYKVYIIDEVHMLSTSAFNALLKTLEEPPPHAVFILATTEPHKLPATIISRCQRFDFKRLSTNDIIERMKVVLEDIDLPYEEQGLKVIAQSAAGGMRDALSLLDQVVSFSGEKLKLEDTLLVTGSISQDVFYDLAEALKEKDVAQMLALLEQLIADGKDPLRLSEDLITFFRDLLLLQISDDLAELLELVSPEERVFTLAHEFAPDMLYGYIDILAKTQQEMRFSHHTKIYLETALLKMVQFSGGATNQGATTNEVALSPELAQKIVALEQTVQQLSLQLQTGASPQATQAPKEQRPRAKSPNGYKAPTGRIQEVLKDATKQDVQRIKSGWAQALSQMQKSQSALLAEAEPVAASSSAFVLKFKYDIHCQMVADNQSLKAHFTQLIAGQTGTTYEMLCIPEESWLKMREEFIRDHGLQQRKQTTAASEHEEELELLEPPPAEMSEEPFIDDAQPLASQDPLVTEAEKLFGKDFVEVVED; encoded by the coding sequence GTGACGTACCAAGCATTTTATCGTGTGTATCGACCACAATCTTTTCGAGAAATGTCAGGTCAAGCACATGTCAAAAGAACGCTACAAAATGCTCTCCTAGCGAATAAAACGACTCATGCTTACTTATTTTCTGGGCCACGTGGTACAGGAAAAACAAGTACAGCTAAAATCTTTGCTAAAGCTTTAAATTGCGAGCATGCGCCATCAAAAGAGCCTTGTAATGAGTGTGCTACCTGTCTAAGTATTACAGATGGCTCTCATCCAGATGTTATTGAATTTGATGCAGCTTCGAATTCACGTGTTGAAGAGATTAGAGATATTATAGAAAAGGTGCGCTTTGCACCCGCAAATAGCCGATACAAAGTGTATATTATTGACGAAGTGCATATGCTTTCTACAAGTGCCTTTAATGCACTATTAAAAACATTAGAAGAACCACCCCCACATGCTGTATTTATTTTAGCAACGACAGAGCCTCATAAATTGCCTGCTACGATCATTTCTCGTTGTCAGCGCTTTGATTTTAAACGACTTTCTACTAATGATATTATTGAACGTATGAAGGTTGTTTTAGAAGATATTGACTTGCCTTATGAAGAACAAGGTTTAAAGGTGATTGCACAATCAGCCGCAGGGGGAATGCGTGATGCGTTAAGCTTATTAGACCAAGTAGTTTCATTCAGTGGGGAAAAATTAAAGCTTGAGGATACATTGCTTGTTACCGGCTCAATTAGTCAGGATGTTTTTTATGACTTAGCTGAGGCGCTTAAAGAGAAAGATGTTGCGCAAATGCTGGCACTATTAGAGCAGCTTATTGCAGATGGTAAGGACCCACTGCGTCTTTCAGAAGATTTAATTACATTTTTCCGTGATTTATTATTACTGCAAATAAGTGACGACTTAGCTGAATTATTAGAACTTGTGTCACCTGAGGAGCGTGTATTTACATTAGCACATGAATTTGCGCCAGATATGCTCTATGGCTATATCGATATCCTTGCTAAAACACAGCAAGAAATGCGATTTTCTCACCATACGAAAATTTATTTAGAAACAGCGTTATTAAAAATGGTACAGTTTTCGGGGGGAGCTACAAATCAAGGTGCTACGACAAATGAAGTAGCATTAAGTCCAGAACTTGCTCAAAAAATTGTGGCACTTGAGCAAACGGTTCAACAACTATCCTTACAATTACAAACAGGAGCATCTCCACAAGCAACACAGGCTCCCAAAGAGCAACGACCACGCGCCAAAAGTCCAAACGGTTATAAAGCACCAACTGGTCGTATTCAAGAGGTGCTAAAGGATGCGACAAAGCAAGATGTGCAGCGTATAAAATCTGGATGGGCACAAGCGCTAAGTCAAATGCAAAAATCACAATCAGCCCTTTTGGCAGAAGCTGAGCCTGTTGCGGCATCTTCGAGTGCTTTTGTGTTAAAATTCAAGTATGATATTCATTGTCAGATGGTTGCTGATAATCAGTCCCTAAAGGCTCATTTTACACAATTGATTGCTGGGCAAACTGGTACAACGTATGAAATGCTATGTATACCAGAGGAATCTTGGTTAAAGATGCGAGAAGAGTTTATTCGTGACCATGGTCTGCAGCAACGCAAGCAAACAACAGCAGCTTCAGAGCATGAGGAGGAGCTGGAGCTATTAGAGCCGCCACCAGCAGAAATGTCAGAAGAACCATTTATTGATGATGCTCAACCTCTTGCTTCACAGGACCCTCTTGTGACAGAGGCAGAAAAATTATTTGGGAAAGACTTTGTTGAAGTAGTGGAAGATTAA
- a CDS encoding YbaB/EbfC family nucleoid-associated protein translates to MRGMGNMQGMMKKMQKMQKEMMEAQEALNAEQFEGTAGGGMVKVIVSGQREVVEVNLDESVVDPEDIEMLQDLIVIATNEALKKVEEKTNSTMGKFTQGLNLPF, encoded by the coding sequence ATGCGTGGAATGGGAAATATGCAAGGTATGATGAAAAAGATGCAAAAAATGCAAAAGGAAATGATGGAGGCACAAGAAGCGTTAAATGCAGAGCAATTTGAAGGCACTGCTGGCGGCGGCATGGTAAAAGTCATTGTGTCTGGTCAACGTGAAGTAGTAGAAGTAAATCTTGATGAATCAGTGGTGGACCCAGAAGATATCGAAATGCTACAAGACCTAATTGTGATTGCAACAAATGAAGCGTTGAAAAAGGTAGAAGAAAAAACAAACTCAACAATGGGTAAATTCACACAAGGCTTAAACCTTCCATTCTAG
- the recR gene encoding recombination mediator RecR: MYYPEPISKLIDSFMKLPGIGPKTAARLAFFVLSMKEDDVLSFSKALIDAKRNLSYCSVCGNITDVDPCHICTDKQRDHSVICVVQDTKDVIAMEKMRDYNGMYHVLQGAISPMDGIGPEDINVASLLVRLQDESVQELILATNSTIEGEATAMYISRLVKPSGIRTTRIAHGLPVGGDLEYADEVTLSKAMEGRREL; this comes from the coding sequence ATGTACTACCCAGAACCAATATCAAAATTAATTGATAGTTTTATGAAATTGCCAGGTATCGGGCCGAAAACCGCGGCTCGTCTGGCGTTTTTTGTGTTGTCAATGAAAGAAGATGATGTTTTATCTTTTTCTAAAGCATTAATTGATGCTAAACGTAATTTAAGCTACTGTTCTGTTTGTGGCAATATAACAGATGTTGATCCATGCCATATTTGTACGGATAAACAGCGAGATCATTCTGTTATCTGTGTTGTGCAAGATACGAAAGATGTCATCGCCATGGAAAAAATGCGCGATTATAATGGTATGTATCATGTATTACAGGGTGCGATTTCACCGATGGATGGTATTGGACCAGAGGATATTAACGTTGCTTCCTTATTAGTTCGTTTACAGGATGAAAGTGTTCAAGAGCTTATTTTAGCTACAAACTCAACAATTGAGGGTGAAGCAACGGCTATGTACATATCTCGACTTGTAAAGCCGTCAGGTATTCGTACAACGCGTATTGCACATGGTTTACCAGTAGGTGGAGATTTAGAATATGCTGATGAGGTAACGTTATCTAAAGCAATGGAAGGCCGAAGAGAGTTATGA
- a CDS encoding YaaL family protein gives MFFRSKRKLKKEFDDKLVNLMKATKEDLQQAKVIEELMDDYDLEIIAQRKATESIHFYLFKEARIRKILLK, from the coding sequence ATGTTCTTCCGTAGTAAAAGAAAGTTAAAAAAAGAATTCGATGATAAACTTGTAAATCTTATGAAGGCAACAAAAGAGGATTTGCAACAGGCAAAGGTCATAGAAGAATTAATGGATGACTATGATCTTGAAATTATTGCCCAACGCAAAGCAACAGAAAGCATTCATTTTTATTTATTTAAGGAAGCTAGAATCCGTAAAATATTATTAAAATAG
- a CDS encoding pro-sigmaK processing inhibitor BofA family protein translates to MSWLVIMSICVPVGLLFLYVIIRHAKLGKILEGLSVFWFRFAFAFLLLFMIHLGIGYLGYNVPINLFSVLTIAILGIPGVLGITALIFFL, encoded by the coding sequence ATGTCATGGTTAGTAATTATGAGTATTTGTGTTCCTGTAGGGCTTCTTTTTCTTTATGTCATAATAAGACATGCTAAGCTAGGTAAAATATTAGAGGGACTATCTGTGTTTTGGTTTAGATTTGCATTTGCCTTTCTATTATTATTTATGATTCATTTAGGTATTGGTTATCTTGGATATAATGTGCCAATCAATTTATTCTCAGTGCTAACAATTGCTATTTTAGGTATTCCAGGCGTTTTAGGGATAACAGCTTTAATATTTTTTCTATAA
- a CDS encoding SRPBCC domain-containing protein, with the protein MATGEYREEIYIEQEKLQEFIQNKEEWAVLIPGYLHHEFPNDQDMIWVFQGDFGLIQKAVKVELKVKPSQPYQVLFDIVGLSDPINGDGSFEIKENENHSCQLIGSLTMKASGFLAGIMNPVLEKFVPQLVEQLVKEMAIKAAK; encoded by the coding sequence TTGGCAACTGGGGAATATCGTGAGGAAATTTATATTGAACAAGAAAAACTACAGGAATTTATTCAAAATAAAGAGGAATGGGCAGTTTTAATACCGGGTTATTTGCATCATGAATTTCCTAATGATCAAGATATGATATGGGTCTTTCAAGGCGACTTTGGCCTTATTCAAAAGGCGGTAAAAGTAGAGCTTAAGGTGAAACCATCACAACCATATCAGGTCCTATTTGACATAGTAGGCTTATCAGATCCGATAAATGGTGATGGATCATTTGAAATCAAAGAAAATGAAAATCATTCATGCCAGCTGATTGGCAGCTTAACAATGAAGGCTAGCGGTTTTTTAGCAGGAATAATGAACCCAGTGTTAGAAAAGTTTGTACCACAATTAGTTGAGCAATTAGTAAAAGAAATGGCTATTAAAGCAGCAAAGTAA
- a CDS encoding amino acid oxidase: MKKILLIVGLLLLGACSNNEVKYDGTPLKIAVVGDIPELNNEKIHFEPITLDEFSEGTLNFDAVMITPMMFEEASDDRFAQVYDNSKIPIIFLDSTKRHFPFTREGITYETAHWESLNNGSHTTIYLPNNNANREDTWYFYLKDEKELDILYKEIFQKIETL; encoded by the coding sequence TTGAAAAAAATTTTATTAATAGTAGGCTTGTTATTATTAGGGGCGTGTTCAAACAATGAAGTTAAATATGATGGAACACCTTTAAAAATTGCTGTTGTTGGTGATATTCCTGAATTAAATAACGAAAAAATTCATTTCGAACCAATTACATTAGATGAATTTAGTGAAGGTACATTGAATTTTGATGCTGTTATGATAACACCAATGATGTTTGAAGAAGCATCAGATGATAGATTTGCTCAAGTTTATGATAATTCTAAAATACCTATTATTTTTTTGGATTCAACCAAACGTCATTTTCCATTTACAAGAGAAGGGATTACCTATGAAACCGCTCATTGGGAATCATTAAATAACGGTTCCCATACAACAATTTATTTACCTAACAACAATGCAAATAGAGAAGATACTTGGTATTTCTATTTAAAAGATGAAAAAGAATTAGATATTCTTTACAAAGAGATTTTTCAAAAGATTGAAACGTTATAA
- a CDS encoding aminotransferase class I/II-fold pyridoxal phosphate-dependent enzyme — protein sequence MFGLQKKRPIVEGLEHFRQQQNISFHVPGHKHGELSQLPQAFKDVMRYDVTELSGLDDLHYPEEMIFEAENLLAKTYGAMKSFFLVGGSTVGNLAMIYATCQAGDTIIVQRNAHKSIFHAIELVGAKPIFVSPQWDERTLTATYVSYRNLKEVIERYAEAKAVILTYPTYYGVASPDIQQQIAYCHEKGIPVLVDEAHGAHFNACTLFQPSALSLGADVVVQSAHKTLPAMTMASFMHVNSQFIDADRIHYYLRMLQSSSPSYLLLASLDDARHYVQTYLESDGAYIIEKRNQWIEALRSIGSLEVIEVDDPLKLLLRVDGYSGFQLQQALEKQHVYGELADAHQVLLMLPLLKQGHNYPFAEIRVRIKDAVTMLVDTAKTTNKAAWQTAYQFTPITEPVYTFNEIASLTKEWLPYMRTIGRIAASMVIPYPPGIPLLVPGEKITVAKLSQLEELLAVGATFQGQHRLTEKMIQVIK from the coding sequence GTGTTTGGTTTGCAAAAGAAAAGGCCAATTGTAGAAGGATTAGAGCATTTTCGACAACAACAAAATATTTCTTTTCATGTGCCAGGGCATAAGCATGGTGAGTTATCCCAGCTTCCACAGGCATTTAAAGATGTGATGCGTTATGATGTCACGGAATTATCAGGGTTGGATGATTTACATTACCCTGAGGAAATGATATTCGAAGCAGAAAATTTATTGGCAAAGACATATGGAGCCATGAAGAGCTTCTTTTTAGTTGGGGGCTCTACGGTTGGTAATTTAGCAATGATTTATGCAACTTGTCAGGCAGGGGATACAATTATTGTGCAACGCAATGCGCATAAATCTATTTTTCATGCGATTGAGCTTGTTGGTGCAAAGCCTATATTTGTGTCACCACAATGGGACGAGCGCACATTAACAGCTACATATGTTAGTTATAGAAATTTAAAGGAAGTCATTGAGCGCTATGCAGAGGCGAAAGCAGTTATCCTAACATATCCTACTTATTATGGGGTGGCTTCACCTGATATACAACAGCAAATTGCTTATTGTCATGAAAAAGGAATTCCTGTATTGGTGGATGAGGCACATGGTGCACATTTCAATGCTTGTACTTTATTTCAGCCATCTGCTTTATCGCTTGGGGCTGATGTTGTTGTACAATCGGCACATAAAACATTACCTGCTATGACAATGGCATCCTTTATGCATGTTAACTCACAATTCATCGATGCGGATCGGATCCATTATTATTTACGCATGCTGCAATCTAGCAGTCCATCCTATCTATTATTAGCTTCATTAGATGATGCACGTCACTATGTACAGACATATCTAGAGAGTGATGGGGCATATATAATAGAAAAAAGAAATCAATGGATTGAAGCGTTACGATCAATTGGTTCATTAGAAGTTATTGAGGTAGATGACCCTCTTAAATTGTTGCTACGTGTTGATGGCTATAGTGGTTTTCAATTACAGCAAGCATTGGAGAAGCAGCATGTTTATGGAGAGCTGGCTGATGCACATCAGGTGTTACTGATGCTCCCTTTGCTAAAGCAAGGGCATAACTATCCATTTGCAGAAATTCGCGTGCGCATAAAGGATGCTGTCACGATGCTTGTTGATACAGCAAAAACAACTAATAAAGCAGCTTGGCAAACAGCCTATCAGTTTACACCAATTACTGAGCCTGTGTATACATTTAATGAGATTGCCTCATTAACTAAAGAGTGGTTACCTTATATGCGTACAATTGGGCGAATTGCAGCAAGTATGGTCATTCCATATCCGCCGGGTATTCCATTACTTGTTCCTGGGGAGAAAATAACGGTGGCAAAGCTGAGCCAGTTAGAGGAATTACTAGCAGTAGGTGCTACATTTCAGGGGCAACATCGTTTAACAGAGAAAATGATTCAGGTCATTAAATAG
- the tmk gene encoding dTMP kinase produces MNSNLFITFEGPEGAGKTTIIEKITERLAQANIDVLATREPGGIEIAEKIRTIILNPAHTAMDERTEALLYAAARSQHYFEKVRPALDAGKLVICDRFIDSSLAYQGYARGIGINEVLAINEFAIGKKLPDVTILFDLAPEVGLARIHATGSREVNRLDVESLAFHQKVREGYLQLVEQYPERIRVVNAEQAIEDVIEDVWSLLLEAMQ; encoded by the coding sequence ATGAATAGCAATTTATTTATTACATTTGAAGGTCCAGAGGGTGCTGGTAAAACAACCATTATTGAAAAAATAACAGAGCGACTTGCACAGGCAAATATTGATGTGTTAGCAACAAGAGAACCAGGTGGCATTGAAATTGCAGAAAAAATAAGAACGATTATTTTAAATCCTGCACATACGGCTATGGATGAGCGAACAGAAGCATTGCTATATGCGGCAGCAAGAAGTCAGCACTATTTTGAAAAAGTTCGTCCTGCTTTAGATGCTGGAAAGCTGGTAATATGTGATCGCTTTATTGATTCATCATTAGCTTATCAAGGTTATGCAAGAGGGATAGGCATTAATGAGGTGCTTGCCATTAATGAGTTTGCAATCGGTAAGAAGCTACCTGATGTAACAATTTTATTTGATCTTGCACCAGAGGTTGGCTTAGCACGTATTCATGCAACTGGCAGTCGTGAGGTAAATCGTTTAGATGTTGAAAGTTTAGCATTTCATCAAAAGGTACGTGAAGGCTATTTACAACTTGTGGAGCAGTATCCAGAGCGTATACGTGTGGTGAATGCAGAGCAAGCTATTGAGGATGTTATTGAAGATGTATGGTCATTATTATTAGAAGCAATGCAGTAA
- a CDS encoding cyclic-di-AMP receptor, producing MKLVVAVVQDQDSGRLSNALTKNQFRATKLASTGGFLRSGNTTFLIGTEDSLIPKLLDIIRDNCRAREQMVAPVSPLGGNADSYIPYPVEVEVGGATVFVLPIEQFHHF from the coding sequence ATGAAGTTAGTCGTAGCTGTAGTACAAGATCAGGATAGCGGCCGGTTATCGAATGCTTTAACGAAAAATCAGTTTCGTGCAACTAAATTAGCGAGCACAGGAGGATTTTTACGTTCTGGAAATACGACGTTTCTTATAGGAACTGAAGACTCTCTCATACCCAAACTATTAGATATAATTCGGGACAATTGTCGAGCACGAGAGCAAATGGTTGCACCAGTTTCTCCATTAGGTGGGAATGCTGACTCCTATATCCCTTATCCAGTAGAGGTAGAGGTGGGAGGAGCCACTGTTTTTGTTTTACCAATTGAACAATTCCATCATTTTTAA
- a CDS encoding YaaR family protein: MKINQDIRVGVNTSHKEPLQNNNQNNRFGDLVVKQGSKLETEQLTRLLGDISTAGDRVARSRNLRELARFKMLVKRFLQETVEHGMELKQSHTWNRFGEGRRLKIIDTIDARLVELAQDILDEEKEAIDLLDKIGEIKGLLINLYM; encoded by the coding sequence TTGAAAATTAATCAAGATATACGTGTTGGGGTAAATACCAGTCATAAAGAGCCACTACAAAATAATAATCAAAATAACCGATTTGGAGATCTGGTTGTTAAGCAAGGGTCGAAGCTGGAAACAGAGCAATTAACACGTTTACTAGGCGATATTTCTACTGCGGGTGATCGTGTTGCAAGATCACGTAATTTACGAGAGCTTGCTAGGTTTAAAATGCTTGTAAAACGCTTTCTCCAAGAAACGGTAGAGCATGGTATGGAGTTGAAGCAATCACATACATGGAATCGCTTTGGTGAGGGAAGACGCCTAAAAATTATTGACACGATTGATGCGCGTCTAGTGGAACTTGCTCAGGATATTTTAGATGAGGAAAAGGAAGCGATTGACCTGCTCGATAAAATCGGTGAGATTAAAGGCTTACTAATTAATTTATATATGTAA